The Chlorocebus sabaeus isolate Y175 chromosome 9, mChlSab1.0.hap1, whole genome shotgun sequence genome includes a window with the following:
- the LCOR gene encoding ligand-dependent corepressor isoform X6 has translation MQRMIQQFAAEYTSKNSSTQDPSQPNSTKNQSLPKASPVTTSPTAATTQNPVLSKLLMADQDSPLDLTVRKSQSEPSEQDGVLDLSTKKSPCAGSTSLSHSPGCSSTQGNGRPGRPSQYRPDGLRSGDGVPPRSLQDGTREGFGHSTSLKVPLARSLQISEELLSRNQLSTAASLGPSGLQNHGQHLILSREASWAKPHYEFNLSRMKFRGNGALSNISDLPFLAENSAFPKMALQAKQDGKKDVSHSSPVDLKIPQVRGMDLSWESRTGDQYSYSSLVMGSQTESALSKKLRAILPKQNRKSMLDAGPDSWGSDAEQSTSGQPYPTSDQEGDPGSKQPRKKRGRYRQYNSEILEEAISVVMSGKMSVSKAQSIYGIPHSTLEYKVKERLGTLKNPPKKKMKLMRSEGPDVSVKIELDPQGEAAQSANESKNE, from the exons ATGCAGCGAATGATCCAACAATTTGCTGCTGAATATACCTCAAAAAATAGCTCTACTCAGGACCCCAGCCAGCCCAATAGCACAAAGAACCAAAGCCTGCCGAAAGCATCTCCAGTCACCACCTCTCCCACGGCTGCAACTACTCAGAACCCTGTGCTCAGCAAACTTCTCATGGCTGACCAAGACTCACCTCTGGACCTTACTGTCAGAAAGTCTCAGTCAGAACCTAGCGAACAAG ACGGTGTACTTGATCTGTCCACTAAGAAAAGTCCATGTGCTGGCAGCACTTCCCTGAGCCACTCTCCAGGCTGCTCCAGTACTCAAGGGAACGG GCGACCTGGGAGACCCAGCCAGTACCGCCCAGACGGACTTCGGAGTGGTGATGGGGTACCTCCAAGAAGCTTACAGGATGGAACCAGGGAAGGTTTTGGACACTCCACATCACTCAAAGTTCCACTGGCTCGATCCCTGCAGATTAGTGAAGAACTACTGAGCAGAAACCAATTGTCCACAGCTGCCAGCCTTGGGCCATCTGGATTACAGAATCATGGACAACACTTAATATTATCCAGGGAAGCCTCTTGGGCAAAACCACATTACGAGTTCAACCTCAGCCGTATGAAGTTCAGGGGAAATGGTGCACTCAGCAACATCAGTGACCTTCCTTTTCTTGCAGAAAACTCTGCTTTTCCAAAAATGGCACTTCAAGCAAAACAAGATGGAAAAAAGGATGTGAGCCATTCATCTCCTGTAGATTTAAAGATACCACAAGTTCGAGGAATGGATCTTTCTTGGGAGTCTCGCACTGGTGATCAGTACAGCTATAGCTCTTTGGTAATGGGTTCACAAACGGAGAGCGCGCTTAGTAAAAAATTAAGGGCTATTCttccaaaacaaaatagaaaaagcatgTTAGATGCTGGACCCGATTCTTGGGGCTCAGATGCTGAGCAGTCTACCTCTGGACAGCCATATCCCACATCGGATCAAGAAGGAGACCCTGGCTCCAAGCAGCCTCGGAAGAAAAGAGGGCGTTACAGACAGTACAACAGTGAGATACTGGAGGAAGCAATCTCAGTGGTTATGAGTGGAAAAATGAGTGTTTCCAAAGCTCAGAGTATTTATGGGATTCCCCACAGTACACTGGAGTACAAAGTAAAGGAGAGGCTGGGCACTTTGAAAAACCCtccaaagaaaaagatgaaattaatgaGGTCGGAGGGGCCAGATGTTTCTGTAAAGATTGAATTAGATCCCCAGGGAGAGGCAGCACAAAGTGCAAATGAATCAAAAAACGAGTAG